The genomic segment AGTAAGCAATACCCCCATCTCATCAACCGTGCGCTCTACGGTCACGTCATCTGGATGATCTACAATCGCGCGCGCAACGTATTCTATAAACTCCTGATCTTTCACTGTTGCCATATCATCATTCTTTCAGTGCCATCGCGTGTTTACTTCACGCGATGTCTAACCACTCGTATCGACCTTTCTACTCCCTCATAGGGAATTATCTGCTGTTATCAATGAGCTACGAAGCAGGGGCTTTCGCTTCTTTCGCGGCTTCTTTTGCCCCGCGCTTCATGCGGCTCACGCTCACCTTGGGACCCGGCACTATCTTCTGGTCAACAAACATATTATGCAGCGTCGCGGATGCCTGAGCGCCTTTGGAAATCCAATACGCGATGCGATCCTTCTTCAGGTCTATCAGCTTCG from the Patescibacteria group bacterium genome contains:
- the rpsP gene encoding 30S ribosomal protein S16, which produces MVMIRLSRVGKTKFPSYRIIVSDKRKDLWGTALEIVGFYNPLSTPKLIDLKKDRIAYWISKGAQASATLHNMFVDQKIVPGPKVSVSRMKRGAKEAAKEAKAPAS